TACTATCTACATGTTGGCAAGTACAAGAACTTGATCTTCATTTGGACAATCAGATTTCTGCATCAAAGACTTTAAACTATAACAAATTACCGCCTGGAATAAAATAAGTCTCAGATTGAAAATCTTTTGCAAAAAAAgtgagctgtacccacttttaaatattaaatctgttatttaaaTTGGTTTACAGAATTTTGTACTGTCATATATGTATTTTAATGGAACCTAATGTAATGTTATGTGGTTTCATGTGATccatgttgtacattttaactCTACTCTGTTTGTTTAACCAAAGGTCTAACTAGGGACAAGTGTTGGAAATTAGAAATAGCTCCAAACTCTCCATGCAGCACATCACTTTCAtgttatgttaaattgcattgtgcctattaaataaattcaattcaagtCAATTCAAGTGCTTTTTCCATGGTTGATTAATGTCGGATTTCTGGATCTAACAACAAGATTGGTTGAGACCATCTCCTTTTATGAAgtcttgagaaaacatttgtcATGAATGGGTGCTAAACAAACAAGAAGTGTTTGATTCATTGAGCAACCTTGTCACGGGTCAACCTGCTCTGCATTATTTGCAAATGATATCAAAAGCGGATAACTCTTCATATAATCAGTGATGAGAAtacattcaacaacacaaacacaccgagCTTTAGCCTTCAGTGAATAAGTAAGCTGGATGGATATAATCATGATTATCATAACAGAAAACAGCTTAATCTGTTGGTGGTTCTACAATCGGAGAAGTTATTGTGCAGTGTTGTTGCAGTTATTGGTTGCGCCACTGGGTGGGGGGAAGGGGTTTTTTGATCTACCACCATGTCCTACACTCTAAAGCTTACTCTCATTATTaagtgcttgttttgttttgcccTCGCATTCATTCATGGAGACTGCAAGACATATGGGTAAtatgtttattaaaaatgtagaacTCTTGGAAAGCCATTTCTCAAAACACAGGCTATTCTTAAGCTAATGCTCATGCCACACTGCAagtgccaacaacaacaacaataacaacattacAGTGATTGATATTCTCATCAGAACACATGCATTGACAAAGTGATACGGTTAACATGACTGCAGCATAACTGAAgctatgtgtttgtatttagtcAATTTGGCCCTATAGAGTTTTCATAATACCcaagtttaaaaacaatagGAATAATCTTCAAATGTGCCAAGCTTTGAGTTGTGGCCGCACTGACGCTTTTACACGAATCAAGTTCCCAACAGATTgaagtgaataaataaaatgcagcaTCCGTTTTGTAAGATCTAGTTACAGTAACAGAAGTAGATGAGCTTCCTGGTAGCAGTAACCAAGATTAACGGCGTCGGAATATGTTAACTTTTGCCTCTAAAGTAGAAAAACAACCAGCTGCAAGTCCACTGCAAAAGAAGAGGCACTGGAATAAATGTTTGCATTGACGAACGTGctataaatattattatggaaTTAGTCGTTTTGCTTCAAAATATATTTCCTGGATCATATTCCAGGGGTATattcagtttgtctttttttttttatcattctataaaacttaaaaacactgaTTAAGATGTCAAGTTGTGTCATCTATCAGTAAGTATGCAAAGGACTCGGTGAGGGAAAAAGGTCAGATGGTTGGAAACTTGGCTGATACAGAATGTAAGGCACTGTCACAGTTCATTGTGTTCGAAAATTAATGGGTGAACGATGACAAGGCTAGGAGTGATTCCAGAGAAGTGCAAGACAAGGCGAGAGGGGACCTTCAGAGAGGAATATTTATGTTACAGCTTTATGCTAATATTATGTGGCAAGCAATTACATCTGTATTCAGGCAGCAGAGCCTAACAATAATTGACAATGACATAGAAGGTCTGGTTACAGGACAGTTTGATCAGATGGAAAATGTCATACTCCAGTCTTGACTCGATataatgcagcttttttttttttttggcaaggCTAAACAGTGATTATCAGTACAGAGATTAATTCATTATACACCGCAATGTTTGAATTCATTAgacaaaaatgaatatatttaaattcTAACATCATTATTTGCATTATtcattattgtgtttatttaattgtgATGTCAAGAGAGAATAtggtaaattatttttaaatgaaatgaacttATTTTGTCCCTCAAATCTACTGGTTGAATGACACTGAGTCTCTGCTTTAGGGTTGGAACTAATATGGGGCTCCTTTTTGGATGGTGTCCCTTTGAATATATGTGATTTTGCAACTCTGAAGTGATAAAACTGCTTTCTCATAGCAACGTCAAAGGAGGCAGACATTATATAGCCCAATTCATTACAGTCATtgaagggaaggagaggagaggagaggggaggggagagagagagagagagagagagagagagagagagagagagagagagagagagagaggtagagagagataGCGGGGGAGGGATGGGGGGGCTTCATTAAAGCTCCTGGTCTAAGCCCAGCCCATTCTGAATATGTAAATGTCTcaggcagagagaaaaacacagcaagaGAAAAgcgaggaaggaagagagagaggagagagagagagagagaagaagaggaggggagcaTGAAAAAGTGAGTGAGCGATCAAGGAAAAGAGAGCaagggagcgagggagagagagagcgagcactCTGAATTGTGAGTGGCTTACGACACTCAGTGAACAGAAGGTGCTTCTGCATGCGCTGTCAGTGTACAGCTCTGCTGCAAGGGATTGCGCGCTCCTTTGCTTCCCACATTTACCgcccctgcctgcctgcctacCAGTACCAGCCTTCAGCAGCCTCTTCCAGCTGGCGGAAAAAAACACCCGGAGAGCACGGGAGTGAACGAAACTGCAAGCCACAGGGGATGCAAGCGGCTTCTTATCCGAGATGAGCCACTCTGATGACAAGGAATACTGATACACAAGAAACCAGTGAAGAGGGTTCACCTTTTTACATCCTTTTTCTCGGTGCCTCCGTCACTGAAATTATAATTACTCGCTTGAATGGATTTAAACCCTACAAGTCATTTATTGCCTCAAGAGATGGACGATAATATGTGTTGACAGATCTGCTGAAACTTAAgaaggaaggggaggagaaaagagcaagccagatatttaaaagattttgccttggtcttttttttttctttctctggttgtctcctctcccctctgatCATTGCAGCAGAGGACTGCGGAGGAGCAAAAGAGACAGAGCTCATGCATGCAGACAGGGGAACTTGCACTTCCTACCATCTCGCTGAAAGCTACTTGGATTCCTTCTCTTTCTGGCTCTTTCACTTGAGGAGAACTAAGACATTGTAAGCCTGCCAAGGATCTGGTGTCCACTGAAAAgggagaagggagggggggagaatTTGTACCACAGTGGGGTCTTTTTTAGATTCGCACATAATTAGTGTTGGGGCACAAAGCGAGACGCTGAATGGAGATTGTCAGCTTTTGGATAGGGGTGAGTAGGAACCTTTTCAAATAGGATCGATCAATGAGGACAAAtttttctgcctctctgctctccaCCCAGTGCTTCATATCTAACGTAGGCAGAGAGGTTTGCTCTTTTTccctttcattttcaacaagGGGTTACTAAATAACAGAAAAGCAGCTAAATTCCAAAAACGACACATATTAATACATTATAGAAATATGATGCAATAAATATGGTGTGataagtaaaagaaaacaatatcCAGAGTGGTTCAATGGACATTTTCTCAGTGGCATCCCTGGATATTTATGCTAATGGATTTCCTTTTAATTGGACTGTACTTAAAGTGGCCACTGAAGAAGCCCCCTGGGTTGATACTGTGTGTATTGGGCATTTTTTTGAGAACGGTTCCCTTGGTGGAGGGGGTTTGTCCAAGGCTGTGCCGCTGCGACAGCAAGCTGCTGTACTGCGAGGGGCTCAACCTCACAGACATTCCCCACAATCTGAGCAGCGCCATGGGCCTGTCCATGAGAGAGAACAACTTGACCGAGCTGCGTGAAGGCCAACTGGCTGGTCTGTCACAGCTCACCTGGCTCTACCTAGATCACAACAACATTGACATTGTAGAGGAGGGCGCATTTGACAGGCTAAGACGGGTCAAGGAGTTAGACCTCAGCAGCAACAGGATTGAGAATCTGCCAAATGGTACCTTTAGGCCCCTCCCAAACCTGCGTATCCTGGACCTCTCATACAACAGGCTGCAGGCACTCGAGCCTGACTTGTTTCACGGCCTTAGAAAGCTCACCAATTTGCATTTGCGCTACAATGCTCTAAAATTTGTGCCAGTGCGGATTTTTCAAGACTGCCGGAGCATGCAGTTCCTGGACTTGGGATACAACCAACTGCAGAGTTTGGCAAGAAACTCCTTTGCTGGCCTCTTCAAGTTGACTGAGTTGCATCTTGAGCACAATGAGCTAGTGAAAGTCAACCTAGCCCACTTCCCTCGCCTCATCTCTTTACGTACTCTGTACATGCACAACAATCGAGCCACTATTGTTGTCAATACCCTGGAATGGACATGGCATTTTTTAGAGAAGATTGACTTGTCAGCCAATGAAATCGAGTACATCGAGCCACATGTTTTTGAGAGTTCACCCAACCTGAAGGTTCTGATGCTGGACTCCAATCGCTTGACCTCTGTGGACCAGCGCATCCTGGATTCCTGGTCATCTCTGGACAGTATTACCCTGGCAGGGAATGACTGGGAGTGTAGTCGCAACGTGTGTGCCTTGGCCTCTTGGCTGAGTGCCTTCCGAGGCCAGCGTGACAATTCCCTGCTGTGTTCAAGCCCCGACACCGCACAGGGTGAGGATGTGTTGGATGCTGTCTATGCTTTTCAGCTATGTGAAGATCCCCCAATGGAGGTAACTACAGCAGGCCTGTATGCCTCAACAAGGGATCTGGCCCAGGGTGGATCTGTTTTCCTGGGCCCATTTACTCCCAACCCTTACGAGGGTGATGGTAGTGAGGTGGTCACCAGTTCATTCACTGTCACGGTGGGCCACGATGACCTGGAGAGCACCATGCAGATCCACAAGGTGGTGACTGGCACCATGGCACTCATCTTTTCCTTTCTCATCATAGTGCTCATGTTGTATGTGGCGTGGAAGTGCTTTCCAGCCGGAATAAGACAGCTGAGGCAGTGCTTCAGCAGTCAGCGCCGCAAGCAGAAGCAAAAGCAAAGCATGCAGCAGATGGCTACAATTTCTACGCCGGAGTACTATGTTGACTATAAGCCGAACCACATTGAGGGAGCACTGGTAATCATCAATGAATATGGCTCTTGCACTTGCCAACAACAACCTTCTCGGGAATGTGAGGTGTGACCCTGCTGTGTGAGTGCGTCTTTACCTGTGATTATCTGGATATACAgtaaatcccttttttttggaTACACTGGGGATTGGACAGATGGATAAAGGGATcttttggactctttttttaCACAGCATCTCACTGTGATGTGGAAGGAGTGTGCTTTATGCAGCAGACTATTTTGCGGTGGATTTACTGCTATTCCTATCTACTGCTGATCTGACGCCACGGGGCATAATGGGCACCTGACTCTTGGACCTGATGATGTtctacaaaaacacagagaggaataCATTGTGGGCACGGAGGCTTTTCTCTCAAGGGTGGATATTTGAGCTTTAATGTGTCTTTCTACTTCAGGACATTTAATTAttgtttgaaatgaactggggacacacaaaagaagaaaaaaaagagaggaaaaaaaccaAACCATTTGTATTATGGTTCACACAATATTTGACAagcatttaaaatataaaaaaaactgtttaagttggattcaaatgtaaaaataaagtcTGTGTAAAATATGTTCAAAGAAGAAGCGCAAGCGTGGAGAAAAAATGATACAAGATAATCTATTTCTTTTGTAAActacaaaaaatgtttaaataaatgaattgcTATCCACAGTAAACTCATTTGTACGTGAGAAGCTGTCAGAAAGGGTGAATGACAATAGATTCAGTCTATCCGTGGCCATATCTCTGCAGTGTAacgaaccaaaaaaaaaaagatatacaaaaaaaatgaaggggCAGAGGGATATCTGCATCTCATCTTTAGTGTAAAACTCATAGTCTGAATTTTAGATCTGTTCTCTGTTTTAACtttcatatttgttgttttatcatTCACTGTGTGGGCTATTATCAGTGTAATTTCTTTACCCCTTTCCATTGCTTATGGGAGAATAGATTTAAATGATCTATTAATTTTTCCGTTGGTTAGCATATTTTCATACTATTATATCCGTATTTGTGTACCATCCAAGTAAAGAAAGCAGAGTGTCAAAGATCTAAAGCTATGCCTCTCATTGCCTCTCAATCTTTGGCTTTCacagggggggggagggggggggggtaagccTCCTTTCACTGAACCAAGCACACTAAAGACAAACATTGAAATAATGCATActtcaataaaaatacaatttcagaTTGTATGAGAATCGTTGAAGAAATTATCCAGCAGCTTAAAGGAAATTTGCACATACGATATCCTtcactgtgtttttatgtgatgtAATATGTTTGTTGAATACAAGGCCATTCTGAGGTGTATATATATCCTTCTTCCTCTGGTGTTTATTGTGTAATTAGTGCACTGACAGATGTTGTGTTTCATGGGTCTTCTGACATGAATAgtacgttgtgtgtgtgtgtgaaagggggGAACAGTAAGAGTGAGATGGAGCATCAAGACGACTGCAGAAAGAGGGAACAGACTGCTCTCTAGTGTGCATATTCTCATACTGTGGCTGCGTTTTACCTATTGTGCACCATTATCTGCAGACTTTCACAGCAGGAGAATCATAAATATTCTGAAATTGCAGCagcttttctgaaaaaaaatgcatcaatttGCAACCATTTCTTTTGTGTTATTCTGAGTTAAATTAAGATAATGTTTACAACTTGTAAGTCAGcaggaataaaaacatgttttaaagactCATTGACAATCATTacataagagtaaaaaaaaaacgagagttAAACATTAACTTCAGATAAATCTACATTGTAATTGCACTGTTTATGGGAACAATCTGCAACAAAAGGgtcagagaacaaaaaaaaggtaagaaTTGGTTCCTATTGGGGCCGAGAAATCTTTTGGGGTGTTTTACATTAATGATGCTCTTATAATCTGAGAGAGGCACACAAGTCCCTAAATTACAAGGTTAGATTTTGTGTTGAATAACACTGTTTTGGGGGTTGAAGATCATGATCAATATTTTAATGAATCTGacggatatttaaaaaaaatagtaaatcTACTGAAGCTAAAATGGTAGCTATTTGTTattatgaaacatttttacagtattttgtgTGGATATTGCAAGGACTGGACcctttattctttaaaatatatataaagattACTTAACTCGGAAGGGACAAAGAAAGTGAGTCAAGGGATATAAGTATCCAATTATCTTGCCTGACATAGCTTTTAGGATTTCCCTCAGGTATATCCCATCACCTATAATCAGCATGATTCATGTGAGTGGTATGATGGGTATTTAGTGGTCTACACCTTGGTACTCTAACTTGAacctacattttatttataacataaatACATGATTGCAATATATAATTCAAAATTACTTACGGGTTCCTTTCAAATTCCAACAGACAATTTCAACTCAAAATGTATctctcagttgtttttttaaacactcacatgtgtctgtgtttgagctTATTTGTCTTCACACATATCCATGCCAAATAACACTTACTGATGACGAATGATGACTTTCCAGCTAAAACTGACCTGCCAGTCTGTGACGGTCAGTTTCAATAAACCAGtgttaaaaaggaaaagtcagCCGGAAATAAAATTGCAGTCAGAGTAATGGAGTCACAATGTACTTTCATATTTTTGGTCTATTGACATGTAGATCAAGTCAGGTGAACACCAAGATAAATAGTCTGCATGTAGTGCTTAAGTTGCAAAAGCCCTAAACTTTGCGCTTATTCGTTCCAGGACAGGTTTTGGAGAGTGATAATGGCTTAAAGTTGCCATGTGCGATTTATGATCCATTTCTTATTTATGGTATCAAGGGCGTCCCACTTTAAACCTCCACATAGCTGTTAATCATAACCTGCTGTATCATGTAAATGCAAATGACTGCAGTATATACAGCAGGGCATCATGGCAGggacagatttattttactctCACATCTTCACACCCTGTCTAGGGTTTTCTCCACCATCCCAGCCATTCATGCTAGCTCCTGTAAACATGCAACTGCTGGGTAAATGTAAGACCGTTAAGCTTCATTTGTATAAATATTGGATGATGCCTGGCATGGAGGCAAGCACTGGCACCACTATTGatttcatttcagtcttttcttGAACAAGCAACCAGGGCAAAAGGTGATAGAGAAGGGCTCTGAATATTTTAAAGGCTCTGAGTCCTGAGGGCTGACATTAAAGTACTTAAGACTTATCGCTATCTCTTCTCACCTtcaccttctccctctctttatctgtttctCACTGTGCCCATAAAACACAGTAAATATAGAGAAAAACATCAATTCATCTAACTGACAAAAGATCAAATCTTGACCTAAGCCTGGGGTGATATTTCCCCTGAGGGATCTTATGAGCTCTCAGACAGCATCCATTATAAAGACCTTGATTTATGATACTCCGTAGGAATCAATATAGATGAGTGGTAACCAAAATGATCATATCAAgaacaaatgtattcatgtgtCCCTCACATTTTCAAGCATACCTGATGGATGACAATGATATATGTTGTTTATATGTACATTGATAATTGATTTACAGGCTGATTAGTGTATGGCAGGGTTGCTGTGGTGACTGACTAACACATGTCCGATCACTTGATGTGTGATATTCTTTGAAGAGTAGTTGTGTAAGGGATTGTGACATTTGTTCTGCAATAGCAGAGCTGTTAGCAGCTGTTAGCCAGCCAGAGGATATACAGAGGCTGTACGTACAATGCACACACTAATAGGTCTGATGCTATTGTTTCGCAGCTTATGTGTTCAAAAACTGAACATGTGGTGCATGGCTGCACATGCAGCTACATTAGTGCACGTGTGTGGTTCTAAATAAGCACAACAGACCTGGAAATCATGCGGTGTCTTGGATTGCATGAGGGCAACGCTGAAATGAGAAGTCTGAAAAGGAAGGTGGA
This window of the Labrus mixtus chromosome 2, fLabMix1.1, whole genome shotgun sequence genome carries:
- the lrrtm1 gene encoding leucine-rich repeat transmembrane neuronal protein 1 encodes the protein MLMDFLLIGLYLKWPLKKPPGLILCVLGIFLRTVPLVEGVCPRLCRCDSKLLYCEGLNLTDIPHNLSSAMGLSMRENNLTELREGQLAGLSQLTWLYLDHNNIDIVEEGAFDRLRRVKELDLSSNRIENLPNGTFRPLPNLRILDLSYNRLQALEPDLFHGLRKLTNLHLRYNALKFVPVRIFQDCRSMQFLDLGYNQLQSLARNSFAGLFKLTELHLEHNELVKVNLAHFPRLISLRTLYMHNNRATIVVNTLEWTWHFLEKIDLSANEIEYIEPHVFESSPNLKVLMLDSNRLTSVDQRILDSWSSLDSITLAGNDWECSRNVCALASWLSAFRGQRDNSLLCSSPDTAQGEDVLDAVYAFQLCEDPPMEVTTAGLYASTRDLAQGGSVFLGPFTPNPYEGDGSEVVTSSFTVTVGHDDLESTMQIHKVVTGTMALIFSFLIIVLMLYVAWKCFPAGIRQLRQCFSSQRRKQKQKQSMQQMATISTPEYYVDYKPNHIEGALVIINEYGSCTCQQQPSRECEV